A region of Pelagicoccus sp. SDUM812003 DNA encodes the following proteins:
- a CDS encoding formylglycine-generating enzyme family protein, with amino-acid sequence MVVVPASQFLMGNETTHPDLDKMIEGKPLRPYHVLLARAQSAWRLDDEKPIHQVELKAYAIDKYEVTNAQYRKFLDWVTEYGDDTVRHPEQPAGKDHTPRYWKDYNPLLGDAATAALVPFSNQTFLADDMPVVGVDWYDAYAYAKWAGKRLPTEAEWEFAARGTDQRLWPWGNEWKWGLCNIGGDMKGTDYRVQGVDRDGYIYPAPVGSFSGSDSPFGCSDMAGNVAEWCADWYGADYYPQSAARSPSGPQSGKSRVVRGGSSQSIPSETRCADRSCSEPDFRKFTLGFRCVKDL; translated from the coding sequence ATGGTCGTTGTCCCGGCGAGCCAGTTTCTCATGGGAAACGAGACGACACATCCGGATCTGGACAAGATGATCGAAGGCAAGCCCCTGCGCCCCTATCACGTCCTGCTCGCACGGGCTCAGAGCGCCTGGCGCCTAGACGACGAGAAGCCGATCCATCAGGTGGAGCTGAAGGCTTATGCCATCGATAAATACGAGGTGACCAACGCTCAGTATCGAAAATTCTTGGACTGGGTGACGGAATACGGCGACGATACAGTGCGTCATCCTGAACAGCCTGCTGGAAAGGACCATACTCCGCGGTATTGGAAAGACTACAATCCGCTGCTAGGAGACGCGGCCACCGCAGCCTTGGTTCCGTTTTCCAACCAGACCTTTCTTGCCGATGATATGCCGGTGGTCGGTGTGGATTGGTACGATGCCTACGCATATGCCAAGTGGGCCGGCAAACGCTTGCCGACTGAAGCGGAGTGGGAATTCGCGGCTCGCGGCACGGACCAGCGACTCTGGCCCTGGGGCAACGAATGGAAGTGGGGCCTGTGCAATATCGGTGGCGACATGAAAGGGACCGACTACCGGGTGCAGGGAGTGGATCGCGATGGATACATCTACCCGGCTCCAGTTGGCAGTTTCTCGGGAAGCGACAGTCCTTTCGGCTGTTCGGACATGGCAGGCAACGTGGCGGAATGGTGTGCCGACTGGTATGGCGCGGACTACTACCCGCAGAGCGCCGCTCGCTCCCCCAGCGGCCCTCAGTCAGGGAAGAGCAGGGTGGTCAGAGGCGGAAGCTCGCAGAGCATCCCCAGCGAGACCCGCTGCGCCGATCGCAGTTGCAGTGAACCCGATTTCAGAAAATTCACGCTCGGCTTCCGTTGCGTCAAGGATTTGTAA
- the uca gene encoding urea carboxylase: MFTKVLIANRGEIACRIIKTLRKMGVTSVAIYSDADKFARHVELADEAIHIGPAPVKQSYLNTTAILQAAKSSGAQAIHPGYGLLSENADFATAVEKAGLVFIGPTPEQMIKFGLKHTARELAIANNAPLLPGSDLLDTLDDAKSEADRIGYPVMLKSTAGGGGIGMTLCWSKTELIKAYDSVKRLGENNFANAGIFLEKFVQRARHIEAQVFGDGKGKVIALGERDCSVQRRNQKVIEETPAPAISQEQRTELLNTAVRLAKAVNYRSAGTVEFVYDVDASQFYFLEVNTRLQVEHCVTEEVTGVDLVQWMIELAAQEMPDLDTLKIIPSGSAIQARVYAEDPNKTFQPSSGLLTEVRFPDSVRVDTWIETSTEVSPYYDPLLAKIIVKADNRSSAIDALASALADSRVEGIETNLEYLENIVASDVFNQALHTTKFCDSLKYEPHSIDVIEAGTQTTVQDYPGRVGYWDIGVPPSGPFDSYAFRMGNKLLGNPDQAAGLEITVTGPTLVFNHATTIALTGAPTNATLNGESVPFWTPIQIKAGDELATGKITENGCRAYLAVQGGLDVPDYLGSKSTFTLGQFGGHCGRTLMPGDVLHFNHPALGSDEETRSESNLQALEETLPSQIPNYGHHWEIRVLYGPHGAPDFFTDEDIETFFDTRWEVHYNSARTGVRLIGPKPKWARADGGEAGLHPSNIHDNAYAIGAIDFTGDMPVILGPDGPSLGGFVCPATIIKADLWMMGQLKPGDTIRFTKVDQTTATRLEAAQEQVFQGRAGSPSQPQFPSSRYGTEDAILETIPEQPVLDRPSVCYRRSGDKYLLVEYGEMKLDLNLRFRAHALMEAVKSADIPGILELTPGIRSLQIHYESLQIPLDELVDKLKIIEDVLPPITEMTVPTRTVWLPLSWDDEATQLAIKKYESVRKNAPWCPSNIEFIRRINGLDSIQDVKDILFNASYLVMGLGDVYLGAPVATPVDPRHRLVTTKYNPARTWTPENAVGIGGAYLCVYGMEGPGGYQFVGRTVQMWNRYKQTKDFKEGKPWLLRFFDQIRFYEVSAKELLKMREDFIHGRFELKVEESEFNLADYNRFLADNDNSIKTFKAKQQAAFDAERQRWIETGQATFVADESAGALAVEDDIPEGCSPVQSHVPGSVWKICVQEGDKVKKGDTLLVVESMKMEINLTAPTDATVEKLLAEEGSPTKKGQTLAILRT, translated from the coding sequence GTGTTTACCAAAGTCCTCATAGCCAATCGCGGCGAAATCGCCTGTCGCATCATCAAAACCCTTCGCAAAATGGGTGTGACCTCGGTGGCGATCTATTCCGACGCCGACAAGTTCGCCCGTCACGTGGAGCTAGCCGATGAAGCGATCCACATCGGTCCCGCTCCGGTTAAACAAAGCTACCTCAATACGACGGCCATTCTCCAAGCAGCCAAGTCCAGCGGAGCGCAAGCCATCCATCCTGGCTATGGACTGCTTTCGGAAAACGCCGACTTCGCCACGGCGGTCGAGAAAGCGGGTCTCGTTTTCATTGGTCCCACTCCGGAGCAAATGATCAAATTCGGCCTCAAGCACACCGCTCGCGAGCTGGCCATCGCGAACAACGCTCCGCTCCTCCCAGGTAGCGATCTCTTGGATACACTGGACGATGCGAAATCCGAAGCCGACCGAATCGGCTACCCGGTCATGCTAAAGTCGACCGCCGGCGGTGGCGGTATCGGTATGACCCTCTGCTGGAGCAAAACGGAACTGATCAAAGCCTATGATTCCGTGAAGCGCCTTGGAGAAAACAACTTCGCCAACGCCGGCATCTTCCTGGAAAAGTTCGTGCAGCGAGCCCGCCACATCGAAGCCCAGGTTTTTGGCGATGGAAAAGGCAAAGTCATCGCTCTGGGCGAACGAGACTGCTCCGTTCAACGTCGAAACCAGAAAGTCATCGAAGAAACGCCTGCTCCAGCCATCTCGCAGGAGCAGCGTACCGAGCTTCTCAATACCGCCGTGCGCCTAGCGAAAGCGGTCAACTACCGTTCAGCTGGCACGGTCGAGTTCGTCTACGACGTCGACGCTTCCCAATTCTACTTTCTGGAGGTCAATACGCGACTACAGGTCGAGCATTGCGTCACCGAAGAAGTCACCGGGGTCGATCTCGTGCAGTGGATGATCGAGCTAGCTGCGCAGGAGATGCCAGACCTCGATACTTTGAAAATAATACCATCCGGGTCCGCAATCCAAGCCCGCGTCTATGCAGAGGACCCAAACAAAACCTTTCAGCCCTCTTCCGGTCTGCTCACCGAAGTTCGCTTCCCCGATTCGGTCCGCGTCGACACCTGGATCGAAACGTCCACTGAGGTTTCCCCGTATTACGATCCTCTGTTGGCCAAGATCATCGTCAAGGCGGACAACCGGTCCAGCGCTATCGACGCGCTCGCCTCGGCCTTGGCCGACTCACGCGTCGAGGGCATCGAAACCAATCTTGAATACCTGGAAAACATCGTCGCGTCCGATGTATTCAACCAGGCGCTACACACGACGAAATTCTGTGATTCGCTCAAATACGAGCCTCATTCGATCGATGTGATCGAAGCGGGCACCCAAACCACGGTTCAAGATTATCCCGGTCGCGTAGGCTATTGGGACATCGGCGTTCCTCCGTCTGGTCCCTTCGATTCCTACGCATTCCGCATGGGCAACAAGTTGTTGGGCAATCCCGACCAAGCCGCCGGCCTGGAAATCACCGTCACCGGCCCCACGCTTGTCTTCAACCATGCCACCACCATTGCCCTAACAGGAGCCCCCACCAACGCGACACTCAATGGCGAAAGCGTGCCGTTCTGGACGCCTATTCAAATCAAGGCTGGCGACGAACTCGCAACTGGAAAAATAACCGAAAACGGCTGCCGTGCCTACCTGGCGGTCCAGGGCGGACTGGATGTTCCCGACTACCTCGGAAGCAAATCAACCTTCACTTTAGGCCAGTTTGGCGGCCATTGCGGCCGAACCCTCATGCCAGGCGACGTGTTGCACTTCAACCACCCGGCGCTGGGCAGCGATGAAGAAACGCGTTCCGAGTCCAACCTACAGGCTTTGGAGGAAACCCTTCCGTCCCAGATTCCAAACTACGGTCATCATTGGGAAATCCGAGTGCTCTATGGTCCTCATGGAGCGCCCGACTTCTTCACCGACGAGGATATTGAAACCTTTTTCGATACTCGATGGGAGGTACACTACAACTCCGCTCGCACCGGGGTTCGTCTCATCGGTCCGAAACCCAAATGGGCTCGCGCCGACGGTGGCGAAGCGGGCCTCCATCCCTCCAACATCCACGACAACGCCTACGCCATCGGCGCCATCGACTTCACTGGAGACATGCCGGTAATCCTCGGACCTGACGGCCCCTCTCTCGGCGGTTTCGTCTGCCCGGCTACCATCATAAAAGCCGACCTGTGGATGATGGGACAACTCAAGCCAGGCGACACCATTCGCTTCACCAAAGTCGACCAAACGACCGCCACGAGGCTAGAAGCGGCGCAGGAGCAGGTATTCCAAGGTAGGGCTGGATCGCCGAGCCAGCCGCAGTTCCCATCTTCCCGCTACGGCACCGAAGACGCCATCCTCGAAACCATCCCCGAGCAGCCAGTCCTCGATCGCCCTTCCGTCTGCTATCGTCGCTCTGGCGATAAGTATCTCCTCGTTGAATACGGCGAAATGAAGCTCGACCTGAACCTACGGTTCCGAGCCCACGCCTTAATGGAAGCCGTCAAATCTGCCGATATTCCAGGGATTCTAGAGCTCACGCCAGGCATTCGGTCATTGCAAATTCACTACGAAAGCTTGCAGATTCCGCTCGATGAGCTTGTCGACAAGCTCAAGATCATCGAAGACGTGCTTCCTCCCATCACGGAGATGACAGTGCCGACTCGCACCGTTTGGCTGCCGCTTTCCTGGGATGACGAAGCGACCCAGCTAGCGATCAAGAAATACGAATCGGTTCGCAAAAACGCTCCTTGGTGTCCGAGCAATATCGAGTTTATTCGCCGTATCAACGGATTGGATTCAATCCAAGATGTAAAAGACATCCTCTTCAACGCCAGCTACCTGGTGATGGGCTTGGGTGACGTCTACCTTGGCGCGCCCGTCGCCACTCCAGTTGACCCGCGTCACCGCCTCGTCACTACGAAGTACAACCCCGCACGCACCTGGACTCCGGAAAACGCAGTCGGCATTGGCGGAGCCTACCTCTGCGTGTATGGAATGGAAGGACCTGGCGGCTACCAGTTTGTAGGACGCACCGTGCAAATGTGGAATCGCTACAAACAGACCAAGGATTTCAAAGAAGGAAAGCCCTGGCTGCTCCGTTTCTTCGACCAAATCCGCTTCTACGAAGTCTCCGCTAAGGAGCTCTTGAAGATGCGAGAGGATTTCATCCACGGACGCTTCGAGCTGAAAGTCGAAGAGAGCGAGTTCAATCTTGCCGACTACAATCGATTCCTAGCGGACAACGACAATTCCATCAAAACCTTCAAAGCCAAGCAACAGGCAGCCTTCGACGCCGAACGCCAGCGTTGGATCGAAACCGGCCAAGCCACCTTCGTGGCCGATGAATCTGCAGGAGCACTCGCCGTAGAAGATGACATTCCCGAGGGCTGCTCTCCCGTTCAGAGCCATGTCCCTGGCAGCGTATGGAAAATCTGCGTACAGGAAGGCGACAAAGTGAAAAAAGGAGACACTCTCCTCGTGGTGGAATCCATGAAAATGGAAATCAACCTCACCGCTCCCACCGACGCCACCGTGGAAAAACTGCTAGCCGAAGAAGGCTCACCCACCAAAAAAGGGCAAACCCTCGCAATTTTGAGAACCTAA
- a CDS encoding SUMF1/EgtB/PvdO family nonheme iron enzyme, which yields MKRLQTLAISILATCGASLCFASDSEMIFIPAGEFQMGADDGYYDEAPAHRVSLSAYWIDKYEVNNRQFAAYVRERELYEQLEGAWHRHSVEGSLDMIRYFEAKAPETMGERCKRKALSARFALAEMLELPLAEVEGKSADQLASLPGISESLVEQANLPARGMSWRDARGYALAQGKRLPTEAEWERAARGLKALRYPWGDEWRPLAFSSVKPVDHETLSPSPSGCVGMAGNVWEWVEDWYGESYYSQETNFQDPTGPEGLANGELPGPYSPVALLRSGDQGREDDTRKVIRGGGFGGNESQARFNFRCSRRLWCNPNYWHADIGFRCVKDN from the coding sequence ATGAAGCGACTACAGACACTAGCCATTTCGATTTTAGCTACTTGTGGAGCCTCGCTCTGCTTCGCTTCCGATTCCGAAATGATCTTCATCCCCGCTGGCGAGTTTCAAATGGGCGCTGATGACGGCTATTACGACGAGGCTCCGGCCCACCGTGTGAGTCTCTCCGCGTATTGGATCGACAAATACGAGGTGAACAATCGCCAGTTTGCCGCCTACGTGCGGGAGAGAGAGCTCTACGAGCAGCTCGAAGGGGCTTGGCATCGACACAGCGTAGAGGGCTCTCTGGATATGATTCGCTATTTCGAAGCCAAAGCCCCAGAAACCATGGGAGAGCGATGCAAGCGCAAGGCGCTTTCGGCCCGCTTCGCTTTGGCGGAGATGCTCGAGCTGCCGCTTGCTGAGGTCGAAGGAAAGTCAGCCGACCAGCTCGCTAGCCTCCCCGGAATCTCCGAATCTTTGGTCGAGCAAGCGAATCTGCCTGCCCGTGGCATGAGCTGGCGAGATGCTCGTGGCTACGCTCTGGCCCAAGGAAAGCGTCTTCCGACTGAAGCGGAGTGGGAGCGCGCGGCGAGAGGTTTAAAGGCCTTGCGCTATCCCTGGGGAGACGAGTGGCGGCCGCTTGCGTTTTCCTCGGTGAAGCCGGTCGACCACGAGACACTCAGCCCAAGCCCCAGCGGCTGTGTGGGCATGGCAGGCAACGTGTGGGAGTGGGTAGAGGACTGGTATGGAGAATCCTACTACAGCCAAGAAACTAACTTTCAAGATCCCACTGGTCCGGAAGGGCTGGCGAACGGCGAGCTTCCTGGGCCCTACAGTCCCGTTGCCTTGCTGCGTTCCGGCGATCAAGGACGAGAGGACGATACGCGAAAGGTCATCCGCGGAGGCGGATTTGGCGGAAACGAATCGCAAGCTCGCTTCAATTTCAGGTGCTCACGGCGCCTTTGGTGCAACCCGAACTACTGGCATGCGGATATCGGTTTCCGCTGTGTGAAAGACAACTAA
- the atzF gene encoding allophanate hydrolase: MNISFDITTLREGYLAGDYTPTDIIREVLSRIDAGDSKIWISVDSANRLLEQAAKLETKDPASLPLYGIPFAVKDNIDVANLPTTAACPDYRYFASKDAYVVALLRTAGAIPIGKTNLDQFATGLVGVRSPYGVPSNAFNPDYIPGGSSSGSAVSVALGQVSFSLGTDTAGSGRIPACFNNLIGLKPSRGLFSNRGVVPACKSLDCVSVFAYNAADAQNVFRIAASFDQQDAYSRANPTELADTQKVHRNDLRMGVPLPHQLQFFGDEDYQNQYLAAVKRLEGLGYQSKLIDIEPLLSAARLLYEGPWVAERYWAIRELIETVPDCLHPTTRAIIEKGIEGTAVDAFDAAYKLQAFKQTSETIWHEVDFLATPTAGTHYTIAEVEANPIQLNSNLGYYTNFMNLLDMCSVATPTGFTPKKLPFGITLIAPAFHDEKLLVIADRLQQASELPLGATENKRYGSLKAPSYDSLPILVCGAHMSGLPLNHQLTELGAVFNRSTRTASAYRLYALPGTTPPKPGMIRDAENGSAIDVEIWDLPKGQWAAFIAQIPAPLGIANIELADGSFVKGFSCEAWAVEDAKEVTQHASWRTYLETVQEV, translated from the coding sequence ATGAACATTTCTTTCGACATCACCACCCTCCGCGAAGGCTATCTCGCTGGCGACTACACTCCTACAGATATCATTCGCGAAGTCCTCTCCCGCATCGACGCGGGCGACTCCAAAATTTGGATATCCGTCGATTCCGCCAACCGTCTCCTTGAGCAGGCTGCCAAACTCGAAACGAAAGATCCAGCCTCCCTACCTCTCTACGGTATTCCCTTCGCAGTGAAGGACAATATCGATGTAGCGAATCTCCCCACCACTGCGGCCTGTCCAGACTACCGCTATTTCGCCTCCAAGGATGCCTACGTCGTCGCCCTGCTTCGGACCGCCGGCGCTATTCCAATCGGCAAAACCAATCTCGATCAGTTCGCCACGGGATTGGTCGGCGTCCGTTCGCCCTACGGCGTGCCAAGCAACGCCTTCAACCCTGATTACATCCCTGGCGGATCCAGCTCCGGTTCCGCCGTATCCGTCGCTCTGGGACAGGTATCCTTCTCTCTCGGCACCGATACCGCTGGCTCAGGGCGAATTCCAGCCTGCTTCAACAACCTGATCGGCCTCAAGCCCTCCCGCGGGCTCTTCTCCAACCGCGGAGTGGTCCCCGCTTGCAAGTCGCTAGATTGCGTATCCGTTTTCGCATACAATGCAGCGGATGCCCAAAACGTTTTCCGCATCGCTGCTTCCTTCGACCAACAAGACGCCTACAGCCGAGCGAACCCCACTGAACTCGCCGACACCCAAAAGGTTCACCGAAATGATCTACGGATGGGCGTTCCACTGCCGCATCAGCTGCAGTTTTTCGGCGACGAGGATTACCAAAACCAATACCTCGCGGCCGTGAAGCGGCTCGAAGGGCTCGGCTACCAAAGCAAGCTGATCGATATCGAACCGCTGCTCTCCGCCGCCCGACTGCTTTACGAAGGCCCATGGGTTGCGGAGCGCTACTGGGCCATTCGAGAACTCATCGAAACCGTCCCAGATTGTCTGCATCCGACCACTCGTGCCATCATCGAAAAGGGTATCGAAGGCACCGCCGTTGACGCCTTCGACGCGGCCTACAAATTGCAGGCCTTCAAACAGACCTCAGAGACGATCTGGCACGAGGTCGACTTTCTGGCCACTCCCACCGCGGGCACCCACTACACTATCGCCGAAGTCGAGGCGAATCCCATCCAATTGAATTCAAATCTCGGATACTATACCAACTTCATGAATCTGTTGGACATGTGTTCCGTCGCCACCCCTACCGGATTCACGCCGAAAAAGCTTCCCTTCGGCATCACCCTCATCGCTCCCGCTTTTCACGACGAAAAACTTCTGGTTATCGCGGACCGACTTCAGCAAGCGAGCGAGCTTCCACTTGGAGCCACCGAAAACAAACGCTACGGGTCCCTCAAAGCGCCTTCCTACGACAGCTTGCCCATTCTGGTCTGTGGCGCCCACATGAGCGGGCTTCCACTCAATCACCAGCTCACCGAGTTGGGCGCTGTATTCAATCGCTCCACACGGACCGCGTCCGCCTATCGCCTCTACGCCCTACCCGGAACGACGCCGCCCAAGCCTGGCATGATCCGCGATGCGGAAAACGGATCCGCTATCGACGTGGAGATCTGGGACCTGCCCAAAGGCCAATGGGCCGCCTTCATCGCCCAGATTCCCGCCCCGCTCGGCATCGCAAACATCGAGCTCGCTGATGGCTCTTTCGTAAAAGGCTTCTCCTGCGAAGCCTGGGCAGTTGAAGACGCGAAAGAGGTCACCCAGCATGCAAGCTGGAGGACATACCTCGAGACGGTTCAGGAAGTTTAG
- a CDS encoding Rid family hydrolase encodes MIQTYIKPKLTAKLVERETYSDYYITVESPNVGAVEEQVAAIYAEAIELVVEKEIQVLQEKIHGSADALDAFCKAREKLFEKAGLDKSLPFTYVEGRPLDGQDIVSLQIWGIVAKSDSIKVEKHFESETPSFLWKTKDFELLYSPQIHGYDEKDKENKPNVTDQCQTMFERCSSVLDNFGMDFKRVARTWIYCRRLLDWYGELNRVRTEHFKKAGIFSTGKPPVYPASTGIQGRFGNEECFLDLLAVKNVSEKGIEMTPIVTTSRQHQAFGYGSAFSRGMVLTHEGYRTVYVSGTASINTAGESTYIGNAEIQALDTLMNIAALLEDQGGSLKDIHMGVVYCKTQEVYQDYKRALRLLGIPEMPLVCVEADVCRHELLIEIELVAVIKDGDSNTARWQP; translated from the coding sequence ATGATACAGACTTACATCAAACCCAAGCTCACTGCAAAGCTCGTCGAGCGAGAAACCTATTCAGACTACTACATTACGGTAGAGTCTCCCAACGTGGGGGCGGTCGAAGAACAAGTCGCGGCCATCTACGCGGAGGCTATCGAACTGGTTGTTGAGAAGGAGATTCAGGTCCTGCAGGAAAAGATTCACGGTAGCGCCGATGCGCTCGACGCGTTTTGCAAAGCTCGCGAAAAACTCTTCGAAAAGGCGGGTTTGGACAAGAGCCTTCCCTTCACTTACGTCGAAGGCCGTCCCCTCGATGGACAGGACATTGTGAGCCTGCAGATCTGGGGCATCGTAGCGAAGAGCGATTCGATAAAGGTGGAAAAGCACTTCGAATCCGAAACGCCGTCCTTCCTCTGGAAGACGAAGGATTTCGAGCTATTGTACTCGCCACAGATCCATGGCTACGACGAAAAGGACAAGGAGAACAAGCCGAACGTGACCGATCAGTGCCAAACCATGTTCGAACGCTGCTCGTCGGTGCTGGACAACTTCGGCATGGATTTCAAACGTGTCGCCAGAACCTGGATATACTGTCGTCGACTCCTGGATTGGTATGGTGAGTTGAATCGTGTGCGCACTGAGCATTTTAAGAAGGCGGGCATCTTTTCCACTGGCAAGCCTCCCGTTTATCCTGCGAGCACTGGCATTCAAGGACGTTTCGGCAATGAAGAGTGCTTCTTGGATCTATTGGCGGTGAAGAATGTCAGTGAAAAAGGGATCGAAATGACTCCGATCGTCACCACTTCGCGCCAGCATCAAGCCTTTGGCTACGGTTCCGCATTCTCACGCGGAATGGTGCTGACCCATGAAGGGTATCGCACGGTTTACGTTTCCGGTACCGCCAGCATCAACACTGCGGGCGAGAGCACATACATTGGCAATGCTGAGATCCAAGCTTTGGATACGCTTATGAATATTGCGGCGCTTCTGGAAGATCAAGGTGGTAGCCTAAAGGACATTCACATGGGCGTGGTGTACTGCAAAACGCAGGAGGTGTATCAAGACTACAAGCGCGCCCTGCGACTGCTCGGCATCCCTGAAATGCCTCTGGTTTGCGTGGAAGCGGATGTGTGCCGACACGAGCTCCTGATCGAAATCGAGCTGGTCGCAGTGATCAAGGATGGCGACAGCAATACCGCTCGCTGGCAGCCGTAA